The proteins below come from a single Borreliella afzelii genomic window:
- the flgK gene encoding flagellar hook-associated protein FlgK, protein MDSTFSGIEIGKRSLFAHKDAMNTVGHNLSNATKPGYSRQRVTIKTAIPLYAPQLNRAKKQGQLGQGIVVQSIDRVKDELLNTRIIEESHRLGYWTSQDKFTSMLEDVYNEPEDQSIRKRLNDFWESWHDLANQPQGLAERKIILERGKSFCEGIRSRFHSLERIYIMANDEIKITTDEANNYIRNIANLNKQISKSQAMKDNPNDLMDARDLMVEKLGNLISLSIENKQNPNEFLIHSEGRHLVQGSIANEFKLEATNGPTRTRWNILWANNDKVHLKTGKLGALLNIRDEEIKNEINELNNLAANIIELVNEIHETGHGMDKKSGRSFFYQELKLTDDRGRYDTNGNGQFDSVHIFKINSTNEIFPEEKLGFYGTLKFETTNSNEIVEIPYNAPDTVQDVINRINNSDAQVTARINSEGKLEIKAVKEQENENITFRIKHIEDSGLFLTKYTGILNESGPEGAYDYKNIDTTDKLTPKSTYSISPLKNPAAWIKVADTIDSDPSKIASGIKNLTNEISIGDNQAALRISSFGNSQIMIGKNLTLNDYFANTASNIAIKGQISEITKESQSQILKDLTDLRMSISGVNKDEELANMIEFQQAFIAASKFITVSAELIDTVINKMGV, encoded by the coding sequence GTGGATTCAACATTCTCAGGAATAGAAATTGGCAAAAGAAGTTTATTTGCACATAAAGATGCTATGAATACAGTTGGTCACAACTTATCCAATGCTACAAAACCTGGATATTCAAGGCAAAGAGTAACAATAAAAACCGCAATTCCTCTTTATGCTCCACAACTAAACAGAGCTAAAAAACAAGGACAATTGGGTCAGGGAATCGTAGTTCAATCTATAGACAGAGTAAAAGACGAACTACTTAACACAAGGATCATTGAAGAATCACACCGACTAGGATACTGGACTTCGCAAGACAAATTTACATCAATGTTAGAAGATGTTTATAACGAACCTGAAGATCAGTCAATAAGAAAAAGATTAAATGATTTTTGGGAAAGTTGGCATGATCTAGCAAATCAACCACAAGGTTTGGCAGAAAGAAAGATAATCTTAGAAAGAGGCAAATCTTTTTGCGAGGGAATAAGAAGCAGATTCCATTCGCTTGAAAGAATTTACATAATGGCAAACGATGAAATAAAAATTACAACAGATGAGGCAAACAATTACATTAGAAACATTGCAAATCTTAATAAACAAATTTCAAAATCTCAAGCAATGAAAGACAATCCAAATGACTTAATGGATGCAAGAGATTTAATGGTTGAAAAATTGGGCAATTTAATAAGCCTATCAATTGAAAACAAACAGAATCCCAATGAATTTTTAATTCACTCAGAAGGAAGACACCTTGTACAAGGTTCAATTGCTAATGAATTTAAACTAGAAGCTACAAACGGACCTACCAGAACCAGATGGAACATTTTATGGGCAAATAATGACAAAGTCCACCTTAAAACAGGAAAACTAGGGGCTTTGCTTAACATAAGAGATGAAGAGATTAAAAATGAAATCAATGAACTGAACAATCTAGCTGCCAACATTATAGAGCTTGTTAACGAAATACATGAGACAGGGCATGGAATGGATAAAAAAAGCGGAAGAAGCTTTTTTTATCAAGAACTCAAACTAACTGACGATCGCGGTCGATATGATACTAACGGAAATGGCCAATTTGATTCCGTTCATATTTTCAAAATTAATAGCACAAACGAAATATTCCCAGAAGAGAAATTGGGATTTTATGGAACTCTTAAATTTGAGACTACAAATAGCAATGAGATTGTAGAAATACCTTACAATGCTCCAGATACGGTTCAAGATGTTATAAATAGAATAAACAATTCCGATGCACAAGTTACAGCAAGAATTAACTCAGAAGGCAAGCTTGAAATCAAAGCAGTTAAAGAACAAGAAAATGAGAACATAACATTTAGAATCAAGCATATAGAAGATTCTGGATTATTTCTAACAAAATATACAGGAATATTAAATGAATCTGGACCTGAGGGGGCTTATGATTATAAAAATATTGACACAACAGACAAATTAACGCCCAAATCCACTTATTCAATCTCGCCTTTAAAAAATCCTGCAGCATGGATAAAAGTTGCAGACACGATAGACTCAGATCCTTCAAAAATAGCATCGGGAATCAAAAATCTAACAAATGAAATATCTATTGGGGATAATCAAGCAGCACTGAGAATCTCCTCTTTTGGAAATTCTCAGATTATGATTGGCAAAAATTTAACATTAAATGATTACTTTGCAAATACAGCATCAAATATCGCGATAAAAGGACAAATATCAGAAATCACAAAAGAAAGCCAATCTCAAATATTAAAAGATTTGACAGATCTAAGAATGTCTATTTCTGGAGTAAACAAGGATGAAGAACTTGCAAACATGATCGAATTTCAACAAGCCTTTATTGCAGCAAGTAAATTTATCACTGTTTCTGCTGAGCTAATAGACACAGTAAT